Proteins encoded in a region of the Candidatus Moanabacter tarae genome:
- a CDS encoding Deacetylase translates to MSFELILKGGHLLDPKNNIDGLNDIGIKGGRIAAIESELPCENAGQVIDVNGHYVTPGLVDIHIHAYATAGHRNAWAGDNSIFPDGFSFRSGVTTMVDTGSAGWRNFEDFRFRVIDRSQTRLFALINITGTGMMSTDLEQNPYDMDTDKTAAIANKHSDVVVGIKTAHYQGPEWISVDRCLEAAGKAFLPVMIDFGFFRKERPYYQLLTEKLRPGDISTHIFRAPTPWFNEEGAVLPYLHQARERGVILDVGHGAGSFCFRNAVPAIAQGFYPDSISTDLHTQCMNDAMLDMTTTMSKFLVMGMPLFEVIRASTINPANEIGHPELGHLSIGSVADIAVLNLMKGHFGYNDSLGGRMEGDKRLFCELTLKDGKITWDWNGRSGIDYNRIDPADGIRPGEFLIFPEDA, encoded by the coding sequence ATGTCATTCGAACTGATCCTTAAAGGCGGCCACCTTCTTGATCCAAAGAACAACATCGATGGGCTGAACGACATCGGAATCAAAGGAGGAAGAATAGCCGCCATTGAATCGGAGCTGCCTTGCGAAAATGCCGGCCAAGTCATCGATGTCAACGGCCACTACGTGACTCCCGGTTTAGTGGACATACACATACACGCCTACGCCACAGCTGGTCATCGGAATGCCTGGGCAGGCGATAACTCAATTTTTCCGGATGGTTTTAGCTTTCGCAGTGGAGTGACAACCATGGTCGATACAGGGAGTGCCGGTTGGAGGAATTTCGAAGACTTTCGCTTCCGTGTAATCGACCGATCTCAGACCCGTCTTTTTGCCCTAATCAACATCACCGGCACCGGGATGATGTCCACTGACCTGGAACAAAACCCCTATGATATGGATACCGATAAGACAGCAGCAATCGCGAACAAACATAGTGACGTCGTGGTCGGCATCAAGACCGCCCACTACCAAGGACCGGAATGGATCTCAGTGGACCGCTGTCTTGAGGCAGCTGGAAAAGCATTTCTTCCAGTCATGATTGACTTCGGTTTCTTCAGAAAAGAACGCCCCTACTATCAACTCCTAACGGAGAAACTAAGGCCTGGGGATATCAGTACACACATCTTTCGCGCTCCCACCCCCTGGTTTAATGAGGAAGGCGCAGTGCTACCTTACCTTCACCAGGCGCGGGAACGGGGTGTTATTCTCGATGTAGGTCACGGTGCCGGCAGTTTCTGCTTCCGTAACGCTGTACCTGCCATCGCCCAGGGGTTTTATCCAGACTCGATTTCGACCGATCTTCACACCCAGTGTATGAACGATGCCATGCTCGACATGACAACTACAATGTCGAAATTCCTTGTCATGGGAATGCCTCTTTTTGAAGTGATCCGAGCTTCAACCATCAATCCAGCCAACGAAATCGGCCATCCGGAATTAGGCCATCTCTCAATTGGCTCTGTCGCCGATATCGCTGTACTCAATCTGATGAAAGGTCATTTTGGTTACAATGACTCTCTTGGGGGACGGATGGAAGGAGACAAAAGACTGTTTTGCGAACTCACCCTAAAAGATGGCAAAATCACCTGGGATTGGAACGGCAGGTCTGGTATCGACTATAACAGGATCGATCCAGCCGATGGCATTCGTCCGGGAGAGTTTCTCATTTTTCCAGAAGATGCCTAA
- a CDS encoding putative TonB-dependent receptor: MHIFRKSKPVRSTILSSIAFLPSFSLADTITSDHSHTEIHELNPFVVNASLTPRSSQDMLTPTTVVAFDTLEISLAPTLGEALDNQPGVHSTAFGAGASRPVIRGLEGNRLRVMESGVDIGDLSAESPDHAVSLEPFFIERIEVLRGASTLLFGSSAIGGVVNVIDKRIPRTRPLQNASLAAITDYQSASDGWSLGGLTTVSLQDIVVSVSYLDRDHKNYSIPGHSDHDEEPTGILENSFLESKANSVALSWFASGNTRFSIARTTYESQYGVPWHEHGTHQEHEHEGNHEEDKEEESHHEDDEHGISIDLNQSTVDLDFEHTMENSWLNAIEGRLRHVEYDHQELEGDDIGTDFNRESTEARLIATYLTGPNDQGAFGIQWLSLDSMAVGEESLTPDSTTTDTALFLLQDMQINNIRVEGGIRVEHREIQITDDEGYDGWALSGSLGAKIQLTEHWSIGTLFNHAERHPVATELYASGPHAATQQFEIGDSSFGSESANGIDLSLHWDESDLSASLTAFHTDFSDFIYAAPTKDEQHGFRVYQYTQANTTFYGLEATLTWHAWQANNAYFDISFQVDTVNANIEKTNDLLPRIPPLRLGPRVQFGSEDWMINSSILHSFPQDRTSPFEASSDAYTNWSASLLIDLPFQTGNWHLILSGRNLLDEEIRPHTSPLKEVAPAPGRHVKITLSTAF, encoded by the coding sequence ATGCATATTTTTAGAAAATCGAAACCCGTTAGATCCACCATTCTTAGCTCAATTGCTTTCTTACCATCCTTTTCGCTGGCTGACACAATAACCAGTGATCATTCACATACTGAAATCCATGAACTGAACCCCTTTGTCGTTAACGCTTCCCTTACTCCACGGAGTAGTCAGGACATGCTAACACCTACTACGGTGGTTGCTTTCGATACGCTGGAAATCAGCTTGGCACCCACTCTTGGCGAAGCGTTGGACAACCAACCGGGCGTGCACTCCACTGCGTTCGGCGCAGGTGCCAGCCGACCCGTGATTCGCGGACTAGAGGGCAACCGCCTACGAGTGATGGAAAGCGGAGTGGACATCGGGGACCTCTCTGCTGAAAGCCCCGATCACGCTGTTTCCTTGGAACCGTTCTTCATCGAACGCATAGAAGTCCTGCGCGGTGCGTCGACCCTTCTATTTGGCAGTTCTGCGATTGGAGGTGTCGTCAATGTCATCGACAAACGCATCCCCCGCACCCGACCGCTGCAGAATGCTTCACTGGCAGCTATAACAGATTACCAATCAGCATCTGATGGGTGGAGTTTGGGTGGCCTGACAACGGTTTCCCTACAGGATATTGTCGTTTCGGTAAGCTACCTCGACAGGGACCACAAAAATTACTCGATTCCCGGGCATTCCGATCATGATGAAGAACCAACAGGAATCCTTGAGAATTCATTTCTGGAATCTAAAGCCAACTCTGTGGCTCTTTCATGGTTCGCCTCCGGAAATACGCGGTTCAGTATAGCTCGGACAACCTACGAATCCCAGTACGGTGTTCCCTGGCACGAACACGGCACGCATCAGGAGCATGAACATGAAGGAAACCACGAAGAAGATAAAGAGGAAGAATCGCATCACGAAGACGATGAACATGGTATCTCCATCGATCTGAACCAATCGACAGTGGACCTTGATTTTGAGCATACTATGGAAAACTCCTGGCTAAATGCCATTGAAGGGAGATTGCGTCATGTCGAATATGATCACCAGGAACTGGAGGGGGACGACATTGGAACCGACTTTAACCGTGAATCCACAGAGGCCCGTCTTATCGCCACCTATCTTACCGGACCGAATGACCAAGGAGCATTTGGCATACAGTGGCTATCACTCGACTCCATGGCAGTAGGTGAAGAATCGCTCACTCCAGACTCGACCACAACAGACACAGCGCTGTTCCTGTTGCAGGACATGCAGATCAATAATATCCGTGTTGAAGGAGGCATACGAGTGGAACATCGGGAGATCCAAATAACGGATGACGAAGGTTACGATGGCTGGGCACTCTCAGGATCACTTGGTGCAAAGATTCAATTGACTGAACATTGGTCGATTGGGACTCTTTTCAATCACGCTGAGCGGCATCCCGTGGCGACAGAATTGTATGCATCTGGCCCGCACGCTGCTACCCAGCAATTTGAGATTGGCGATTCATCCTTCGGTTCTGAATCAGCCAATGGTATTGATTTATCGCTTCATTGGGACGAAAGCGACTTGAGCGCCAGCCTAACGGCTTTTCATACTGATTTTTCCGATTTTATCTACGCTGCTCCAACAAAGGATGAGCAACATGGATTTCGCGTGTACCAGTATACACAGGCAAACACAACCTTCTATGGCCTCGAGGCTACATTGACCTGGCATGCATGGCAGGCTAACAATGCCTATTTCGACATCAGTTTTCAAGTAGACACCGTGAATGCCAATATCGAGAAAACCAACGACCTCCTGCCAAGGATTCCCCCATTGCGTCTCGGACCCCGGGTACAATTCGGATCCGAGGACTGGATGATCAATTCTTCTATTCTCCATAGTTTTCCCCAAGATAGGACATCACCATTCGAAGCCTCCTCCGATGCCTACACCAATTGGTCTGCATCCTTGCTAATCGATTTACCATTCCAAACAGGTAATTGGCATCTCATTCTCAGTGGACGAAACCTGCTGGATGAAGAAATTCGTCCACATACGTCTCCTCTGAAGGAGGTTGCTCCGGCTCCGGGTAGGCATGTGAAAATTACTCTTTCAACCGCCTTTTAA
- the ydjG_1 gene encoding NADH-specific methylglyoxal reductase has protein sequence MEYTKLGRTGLRVSKLGFGTGGHFCLGQRDSVPEQKIHRLIREALDLGYNLFDTSPDYLESELILRRSLKGVPRDSYFLSDKVVVSDEERGIPSPTQVRQSVEYSLKRLGVDTLDILLVAGSCLSSHFERVRNEHFPVLDKLKKDGKIRFVGSSEKSSVDGPHDWLKRMLEADLVDVVMAGYNIFNQSADRSIFPLCQKKNVGVLSIYTVRNAFRDKERLMETIANLKCRGLLENKFTTDEFLALIPRGETLASVAYKFAAANAAVTTAMVTSSNIAHLRENSSIFATPDLPDDLISKFRELFNRIAIPVGT, from the coding sequence ATGGAATACACAAAATTAGGCAGAACTGGATTGAGAGTTTCCAAACTCGGGTTCGGAACCGGCGGACACTTTTGTTTAGGCCAACGGGATAGTGTTCCGGAGCAGAAAATCCATAGACTTATTCGTGAGGCATTGGACCTTGGTTACAATCTTTTTGATACATCCCCTGATTATCTGGAAAGTGAATTAATCCTAAGACGATCTTTGAAGGGAGTACCACGTGATAGCTATTTCCTGAGCGATAAGGTAGTCGTGAGCGACGAGGAGAGAGGGATCCCAAGTCCAACCCAAGTCAGACAATCCGTTGAATACAGTCTGAAGAGACTAGGAGTCGATACTCTAGATATCCTTCTGGTCGCAGGTTCATGTCTCTCCAGTCACTTTGAAAGGGTACGGAATGAGCATTTCCCAGTTCTCGATAAGTTAAAAAAAGATGGGAAAATTCGCTTCGTCGGCTCTTCGGAGAAATCATCTGTTGACGGCCCACATGACTGGCTTAAACGGATGCTCGAGGCCGACCTCGTCGACGTAGTTATGGCAGGATATAATATCTTCAATCAGTCGGCAGACAGGAGCATATTTCCACTATGCCAAAAAAAGAACGTTGGGGTTCTCAGCATTTACACCGTCCGCAACGCTTTTCGTGACAAGGAACGGCTCATGGAGACCATTGCGAACTTAAAGTGCCGTGGCCTCCTTGAAAACAAATTTACTACAGACGAGTTCCTCGCGTTGATTCCAAGAGGAGAAACACTGGCTAGTGTAGCTTACAAATTCGCCGCTGCAAATGCAGCTGTAACCACCGCTATGGTGACGAGCAGCAATATTGCCCATCTTAGAGAAAACAGTTCCATATTCGCCACTCCGGATCTGCCAGATGATCTTATTTCCAAGTTCCGGGAACTTTTTAATAGAATCGCTATTCCCGTTGGAACCTAA
- the sgaA gene encoding Serine--glyoxylate aminotransferase: MAFVRESFSFFQKMPNISSGRHFLQIPGPTNIPDPVLRSMARPTIDHRGPEFADLSKRVQERLQGIFQTSQPVLIFPSSGTGAWEAALVNTLSPGDQILMFETGYFAQLWKQMAESLDLVVDWIAGNWRSGVDPNKIEERLQGDRDHRIKAIAVIHNETSTGVTSQISEIRGAIDRCDHPALLIVDTISSLASIDYRHEDWNIDVTVGASQKGLMLPPGLGFNAVSHRALQASKNAKLPRSYWDWRNYLKLFSTGFFPYTPATNLLYGLDVALDLILSEGLEKVFARHRRLAEATRIAVNSWDLEIMCQNPEEYSESVTGIFMPDGHNADKLRKILLDRFDIALGTGLGKMQGRTFRIGHLGDLNDLMLAGTLSGIEMGLLTLKVPFHPGGVQAALDFLATHVKP; the protein is encoded by the coding sequence ATGGCATTCGTCCGGGAGAGTTTCTCATTTTTCCAGAAGATGCCTAACATATCCTCAGGACGCCATTTTCTACAGATTCCGGGACCGACCAACATCCCTGATCCGGTGTTGCGCTCAATGGCTCGTCCTACCATCGATCATCGAGGTCCCGAATTCGCGGATCTATCGAAGCGGGTCCAAGAACGACTCCAAGGGATCTTTCAAACTTCTCAACCTGTCCTTATATTCCCATCATCGGGAACCGGAGCGTGGGAGGCGGCTCTCGTCAATACCCTCTCCCCAGGCGATCAAATCTTGATGTTTGAAACCGGATATTTCGCCCAGCTCTGGAAGCAAATGGCAGAAAGTTTAGATTTGGTAGTCGATTGGATAGCTGGGAACTGGCGCTCCGGGGTGGATCCTAACAAAATTGAAGAAAGACTCCAAGGGGATAGGGATCACCGCATAAAAGCGATCGCGGTGATACATAACGAAACATCAACAGGAGTAACCAGCCAGATCTCCGAGATCAGGGGAGCAATCGACCGATGTGATCATCCAGCACTCCTCATAGTGGATACAATATCCTCCCTAGCCTCCATCGACTATCGTCATGAAGATTGGAATATCGATGTGACTGTCGGAGCGTCACAAAAGGGACTCATGCTCCCGCCTGGCCTAGGATTCAATGCAGTCAGCCACCGAGCCTTACAAGCTTCCAAAAATGCAAAGCTTCCTAGATCTTATTGGGATTGGAGAAATTACTTGAAATTGTTCTCTACCGGGTTCTTTCCTTACACTCCTGCAACCAATCTTCTCTATGGCCTCGATGTGGCCCTTGATCTCATATTAAGTGAGGGATTGGAAAAAGTTTTTGCTCGGCACCGGAGACTGGCTGAGGCAACTCGAATCGCTGTCAATTCCTGGGACTTGGAAATCATGTGCCAAAACCCGGAAGAATATTCTGAAAGCGTGACGGGTATTTTCATGCCGGATGGTCATAACGCTGATAAGCTTCGAAAAATCCTCCTTGATCGATTCGATATTGCCCTTGGAACCGGCTTGGGTAAGATGCAAGGTCGAACCTTTAGAATCGGGCACCTCGGCGACCTCAATGATCTCATGCTCGCCGGAACACTTTCTGGAATCGAAATGGGACTACTTACCTTGAAAGTCCCCTTTCATCCCGGGGGTGTCCAGGCCGCTCTCGACTTTCTGGCAACCCATGTCAAACCGTAA
- the iolG_3 gene encoding Myo-inositol 2-dehydrogenase yields the protein MLLPSATPRTNFLLTLTETLNPIMSKIYTAAVIGLGRIGSTFDDEIEQGGAIYLPYCHAPTYVAAPNIKLIAGADPHQEQREIFGQRWGLARDHLYEDYRDLLEREKPDLVSIATTARVRAEITIATAQSGAKGIWADKPIALCLEDVDTMVDECEANGVPMVINCGRRYSPSFVETRRMIDEGILGEILQVTAYTECGLSHNGSHAIDIVRYLAGGNVQWVFGEMQSDEAANGENDLSGNGYLAFDNGVRAYIRATSCGVSNWEIDVIGTKGRVRSIANAQDTEWTYLTSGGPKGRGIPARSPLAMPARPEGGGLTLVRDLIQAIESQSQPRCSLYDARDALEIAVALRESHRRGCVRFDLPVEDRSLRILSAEIHQDDKPARIRRLEAAR from the coding sequence ATGCTATTGCCCTCAGCCACACCTAGGACAAACTTCCTTTTAACGTTAACTGAAACTCTGAACCCAATCATGTCTAAGATATATACTGCCGCTGTCATTGGCCTCGGTCGCATAGGGAGCACCTTTGATGATGAAATCGAGCAGGGCGGCGCAATCTATCTTCCTTATTGCCACGCCCCGACTTACGTTGCAGCCCCCAACATAAAACTGATCGCCGGAGCTGACCCACATCAGGAACAACGTGAGATTTTTGGCCAACGCTGGGGACTCGCCAGAGATCATCTTTACGAAGATTATCGTGATCTTCTCGAACGCGAGAAGCCTGATCTTGTAAGTATCGCAACAACCGCTAGGGTCCGGGCGGAGATTACTATAGCCACAGCCCAGTCCGGGGCCAAAGGTATTTGGGCAGATAAGCCAATCGCCTTATGTCTTGAAGATGTCGACACTATGGTCGACGAGTGTGAAGCCAATGGAGTTCCCATGGTGATTAACTGTGGACGACGCTATAGCCCTTCCTTTGTAGAAACCCGACGCATGATTGATGAAGGAATTCTCGGTGAGATTCTCCAAGTGACAGCGTATACAGAGTGTGGTCTTTCTCATAACGGGAGTCACGCGATTGATATCGTGCGGTACCTAGCCGGTGGTAACGTACAATGGGTTTTTGGTGAAATGCAGTCTGACGAAGCCGCCAACGGAGAAAACGATCTATCGGGTAATGGCTACCTCGCTTTTGACAACGGGGTCAGGGCATATATTCGAGCAACTTCATGCGGTGTCTCCAATTGGGAAATCGACGTCATTGGCACCAAAGGTCGTGTCCGGTCAATCGCCAATGCGCAAGATACAGAATGGACTTACCTTACCTCAGGCGGACCCAAGGGACGAGGCATCCCGGCTCGGTCTCCACTCGCGATGCCAGCCCGGCCCGAAGGCGGAGGCCTTACCCTAGTCCGGGATCTCATCCAGGCAATTGAGTCTCAATCCCAGCCAAGGTGTTCTCTATACGACGCTCGCGACGCCCTCGAAATTGCTGTGGCTCTCCGAGAATCCCACCGGAGAGGATGCGTTCGGTTCGATCTACCAGTCGAAGATCGTTCTCTCAGAATCCTATCCGCTGAGATCCATCAGGACGACAAGCCAGCCCGTATCCGCAGACTAGAGGCTGCCAGATAA
- the cugP gene encoding UTP--glucose-1-phosphate uridylyltransferase, with amino-acid sequence MKAFVLGAGEGRRLRPLTQLIPKPLIPVWNKPLITYAFDHLLEFGVEELIVNTHHLAECYDIVFPDGRYSQSSITFVREFPEILDSGGGLANIAEHVQEDGLIVYNGDILTDLPLEKAAEAHQRSDNLVTLVLRSEGPNRNVTLNEETGKVCDLRHHFGVDGGLRVQFTGVSFVNREFMDLITPINESIVMAWLRLIREQDALGGVLVDEGNWWDLGDRRTYLEVSRSFASTGFLEVSSHTLQPSRIHPTARIDSSAFVDPVSVVGSKCDIEPGVRILDSVLWEGVQVVQGTELIGCIVAGVSIGNKQRISGRHIGVDL; translated from the coding sequence ATGAAAGCGTTTGTTCTTGGAGCAGGTGAGGGAAGGCGTTTGAGGCCGTTGACGCAACTAATTCCTAAGCCCTTAATCCCGGTTTGGAATAAGCCCTTGATCACCTATGCCTTTGATCATCTGTTAGAATTTGGGGTGGAGGAGCTAATAGTAAATACTCATCATTTGGCGGAATGCTATGATATTGTGTTTCCGGATGGGAGGTATAGCCAATCTTCTATTACCTTCGTCCGTGAGTTTCCGGAGATACTAGATTCAGGAGGAGGGTTGGCAAATATTGCAGAACATGTCCAAGAGGATGGACTCATCGTTTACAACGGCGATATTCTGACTGATTTGCCCTTGGAGAAAGCAGCCGAAGCTCATCAGCGATCCGATAACTTGGTAACGCTGGTTTTGCGTTCAGAGGGACCGAACAGAAATGTCACTTTGAATGAGGAAACAGGTAAGGTGTGTGATCTTCGTCATCATTTTGGCGTGGATGGTGGGCTCCGGGTTCAATTTACTGGCGTTAGCTTTGTGAATCGGGAATTCATGGACTTGATTACGCCCATCAATGAGTCGATTGTTATGGCTTGGCTTCGACTAATTCGAGAACAGGATGCACTTGGAGGTGTATTGGTGGACGAGGGAAACTGGTGGGATCTTGGTGACCGAAGGACCTACCTTGAGGTTTCTCGGTCTTTCGCGAGTACTGGATTTTTGGAGGTTTCGAGTCATACATTGCAGCCATCACGCATTCATCCGACAGCACGAATTGATTCTTCTGCATTCGTTGATCCTGTATCCGTTGTGGGATCGAAATGCGATATCGAACCTGGCGTAAGAATACTCGATTCCGTTCTTTGGGAAGGAGTTCAGGTTGTTCAAGGAACGGAACTTATTGGCTGTATCGTTGCGGGTGTTTCAATAGGTAACAAGCAAAGAATTTCGGGCCGACATATAGGAGTCGACCTTTGA
- the dgoD_2 gene encoding D-galactonate dehydratase, which yields MKITDVRTIFVNPGGTVNYGTGYNRSWAFVKIHTDSGITGIGEAFHSLDELVEGAIKKYKRWLIGQDPSRINYLWQGIYRGLRYPLGTAELSALSAIEHALWDIKGKELNVPVYSLLGGPTRDRIRLAANPHMFSSGQSDSEMNDIVESMRILKRKGFTAAKFEPHPEGWESMSASEIVAQSIRRIKRIRDAVGEEIDLCLDYHGRDLNPATAICLAQELEPFHPLYYEEPVMSQSSEMMVEARTKIKIPIAAGERAVTRTLMTDLIVKKAVHIIEPEPTANGGITETLKLAAMAEMFDLLVAPHQAQGPVSLMVCAHIAAAINNFLIQEFNNTLQMESSCYRDVFIGGPKITNGFLVLPNVPGLGIDIEEEAAKDYPFKPYDRPIIFNSDGSVGLE from the coding sequence ATGAAAATCACCGATGTTAGAACTATCTTTGTAAATCCTGGTGGAACAGTTAACTATGGAACCGGCTATAACCGTAGTTGGGCCTTTGTGAAAATACATACAGATTCCGGTATTACTGGAATCGGCGAAGCTTTCCACAGTCTTGATGAGCTAGTTGAAGGAGCCATCAAGAAGTATAAACGTTGGCTGATAGGACAGGACCCATCTCGAATCAATTACCTTTGGCAAGGCATCTACCGAGGACTTCGGTATCCTTTAGGTACGGCCGAACTTTCCGCTCTGAGTGCAATCGAGCACGCTCTTTGGGACATAAAGGGAAAGGAGCTTAATGTACCCGTCTACTCCCTCCTTGGCGGTCCCACCCGCGATCGTATCCGATTGGCTGCTAATCCCCATATGTTTAGTTCTGGACAAAGTGATTCAGAGATGAATGACATCGTTGAATCCATGCGAATCCTGAAAAGAAAGGGCTTTACCGCTGCTAAATTCGAACCTCATCCGGAGGGTTGGGAGAGCATGTCAGCCTCAGAGATCGTTGCCCAATCAATTCGTAGGATTAAACGCATCCGGGATGCAGTTGGTGAAGAGATCGACCTCTGCCTGGACTACCACGGACGAGACCTCAATCCTGCTACTGCGATCTGCTTGGCTCAGGAACTTGAACCTTTCCACCCGCTCTACTATGAAGAACCGGTCATGAGCCAATCATCTGAGATGATGGTTGAAGCGAGGACCAAAATCAAAATCCCAATCGCCGCCGGTGAACGAGCTGTTACCCGAACCCTGATGACCGACCTCATTGTTAAAAAAGCCGTCCACATAATCGAACCTGAACCCACTGCCAATGGAGGAATTACGGAAACCCTGAAACTTGCTGCCATGGCTGAAATGTTCGATCTCCTGGTTGCCCCCCATCAGGCTCAAGGTCCGGTCTCCCTCATGGTTTGCGCCCACATCGCTGCTGCTATTAATAATTTTCTCATTCAAGAGTTTAATAACACCCTTCAGATGGAGAGCTCTTGCTATCGTGATGTATTTATTGGAGGACCGAAAATAACAAATGGTTTCCTAGTCCTGCCAAATGTCCCAGGCCTCGGGATCGATATCGAAGAAGAAGCTGCTAAGGACTACCCCTTTAAGCCTTACGACCGTCCTATCATCTTCAATTCGGATGGTTCAGTAGGATTGGAGTGA
- the php gene encoding Phosphotriesterase homology protein has translation MNQLSHSDLQGKTQTVRGIINPAVLGATLMHEHLLWDIRTPTEQGEPDQGLDIGLDNVWRINYGLRRTPSNLVFFDRDIATAEVEKMRAAGGRTIVELTVGGLKPDPHGLVQIAIATDTHIVMGCGHYVDAYQAATNRNRAIDDFATEMVADIHEGAWGTDVRAGLIGEIGCQAPWTDLEKRVMDGALIAQNETGASLNIHPGRDPDQPQEVADFVTSHGGDPSRLIISHIERTIFDDQRLFRLADTGCVIEFDLFGQEQSFYPRDLKVDLPNDAARLRWIRRLIDRGHLEQITISHDICHRTRLTHFGGHGYGHIFENVLPLMRRRGFSEAEIQQITIGTPRRLLTFV, from the coding sequence ATGAACCAACTCTCACACAGCGACCTCCAGGGCAAAACACAGACCGTGCGAGGGATCATTAACCCAGCGGTGTTGGGCGCCACACTAATGCACGAACACCTGCTGTGGGATATCCGCACACCCACCGAGCAGGGTGAACCAGATCAGGGTCTAGACATCGGCCTGGATAACGTTTGGCGCATCAACTATGGGTTGCGCCGAACGCCAAGCAACCTCGTGTTCTTCGATCGGGACATCGCCACGGCAGAAGTAGAAAAAATGCGCGCCGCCGGAGGGCGGACTATCGTTGAACTGACCGTTGGCGGATTGAAACCCGACCCCCATGGGCTGGTCCAGATCGCGATCGCGACCGACACCCACATCGTTATGGGGTGTGGCCATTACGTCGATGCGTATCAAGCGGCGACCAACCGGAACCGGGCGATCGACGATTTCGCCACCGAGATGGTAGCAGACATCCACGAAGGGGCCTGGGGCACTGATGTACGGGCTGGATTAATCGGAGAGATCGGCTGTCAGGCACCCTGGACGGATTTAGAGAAACGCGTTATGGACGGGGCGCTAATAGCCCAGAATGAGACCGGCGCATCCCTCAACATCCATCCGGGTCGCGATCCAGACCAGCCCCAAGAAGTGGCTGATTTCGTCACGTCACACGGTGGCGATCCATCGCGCCTCATCATCAGTCATATCGAGCGTACGATCTTCGATGATCAGCGCCTCTTTCGACTAGCGGATACAGGCTGCGTCATCGAATTTGATCTCTTTGGCCAGGAACAATCCTTCTATCCACGCGATCTTAAAGTCGATCTGCCAAACGACGCCGCACGCCTACGCTGGATCCGCCGCCTAATCGATCGCGGCCATCTCGAACAGATCACGATCTCTCACGATATTTGCCATCGAACGCGTCTCACCCATTTTGGCGGGCACGGTTATGGTCATATTTTTGAGAACGTCTTACCCCTTATGCGTCGACGCGGCTTTTCGGAGGCTGAGATCCAACAGATTACGATCGGGACGCCTCGGCGGCTGCTGACGTTCGTGTGA
- the garL_2 gene encoding 5-keto-4-deoxy-D-glucarate aldolase yields MKIRPNRIKEKLAKGEVASIVSGITHPDDIDAFGPNGFDGVWLEGEHGAVDAAELGNLTRACDIWGMTSVCRINRNDQALIYRTLDRGAQGIVVPHVDTKEEAQNLVEGGKFAPIGRRGMYTSRQGFGVSDYFETSNDETLLIALIEDIVAVENLDEILTTEHIDVFFVAPSDLATSMGHIGNMSHPEVQNTIFRSLERIQAAGRTAGTLTNNSNVADFVSAGVKVVMTSVAGWLEEGANDFKKRIEKAG; encoded by the coding sequence ATGAAGATTCGTCCCAACAGAATAAAAGAAAAACTAGCGAAGGGTGAGGTTGCTAGTATAGTTTCTGGAATTACGCACCCCGACGATATAGATGCCTTCGGGCCCAACGGGTTTGATGGTGTATGGTTAGAAGGGGAACACGGTGCTGTTGATGCAGCGGAGCTCGGAAACTTGACGCGAGCCTGTGATATCTGGGGCATGACTTCGGTATGTCGCATTAATCGTAATGATCAGGCTTTGATTTACCGAACCCTGGATCGAGGCGCACAAGGGATCGTGGTGCCACATGTGGATACTAAGGAAGAAGCACAGAACCTTGTCGAGGGCGGCAAGTTTGCTCCGATTGGTCGTCGAGGGATGTACACAAGCCGGCAGGGATTTGGGGTGAGCGACTACTTTGAAACATCTAACGATGAGACATTGCTTATTGCTTTAATTGAAGATATCGTCGCGGTTGAGAATTTAGATGAGATACTTACCACAGAACACATTGATGTTTTTTTTGTAGCTCCTTCGGACCTGGCGACTTCAATGGGGCACATCGGTAATATGAGTCATCCTGAAGTACAAAATACAATCTTCAGGAGTCTTGAACGCATCCAGGCGGCAGGTCGCACAGCAGGGACTTTGACAAATAATAGCAATGTCGCTGACTTTGTCTCGGCCGGAGTTAAAGTAGTCATGACCAGCGTAGCGGGCTGGTTAGAGGAAGGGGCGAATGATTTTAAGAAACGAATCGAGAAGGCGGGTTAA